The following are encoded in a window of Balaenoptera ricei isolate mBalRic1 chromosome 1, mBalRic1.hap2, whole genome shotgun sequence genomic DNA:
- the CORT gene encoding cortistatin, which yields MLPPLCLLPPPLPSGAAAALPLERGLAGHDSAHMQEVAEIKKNSLLTFLAWWYEWASQARAVSFVGGEAREVSKRQEVLPLQQSTRRDKTPCKNFFWKTFSSCK from the exons ATGCTGCCGCCGCTCTGCCtcctgccgccgccgctgccctCGGGGGCCGCCGCTGCCCTCCCCCTGGAGCGCGGCCTCGCCGGCCACGACAGTGCG catatgCAGGAAGTGGCAGAAATAAAGAAGAACAGCCTGTTGACTTTCCTTGCGTGGTGGTATGAGTgggcctcccaggccagggcagtgTCCTTTGTAGGAGGGGAAGCCAGGGAGGTGTCCAAACGGCAGGAAGTCCTGCCCCTCCAACAGTCCACGCGCCGAGATAAAACGCCCTGCAAGAATTTCTTCTGGAAGACCTTTTCCTCCTGCAAATAA
- the DFFA gene encoding DNA fragmentation factor subunit alpha isoform X1: MTEVAGGPSVPEPSEIRALKQCLLCRNHGREQHGVAASCLEELRSKACDILAIDKSLAPVTLVLAEDGTIVDDDDYFLCLPANTKFVALAGNEKWAYNNSDGGTAWITQESFDGDETDSGAGLKWKNVARQLKADLSSIVLLSEEDLQMLIDVPCSELAQELSQSRVAVQGLQNTLQQVLDQREEARQSKQLLELYLRALEKEGSILLKQQESKAGLGDERDAVDTGIGESSSEIALTSQILTALKEKPAPELSLSSQDLELVAKEDPKALAVALNWDIKKTEAVQQTCHQELSLRLQQVQSLYSLRSISARKSSLPGEVQNPKQAKRDPT, translated from the exons ATGACGGAGGTGGCTGGGGGCCCCAGCGTTCCAGAACCCAGCGAGATCCGGGCTCTAAAGCAGTGTCTCCTGTGCCGCAACCACGGCCGGGAACAGCACGGCGTGGCGGCCTCCTGCCTCGAGGAGCTGAGGAGCAAGG cTTGTGACATTCTGGCCATTGACAAGTCCCTGGCACCAGTCACCCTGGTCCTGGCAGAGGATGGCACCATAGTGGATGATGACGATTACTTCCTGTGTCTTCCTGCCAATACTAAGTTTGTGGCACTGGCTGGGAATGAGAAGTGGGCTTACAACAATTCAG ATGGAGGTACGGCTTGGATTACCCAAGAGTCCTTTGACGGAGATGAAACAGACAGCGGGGCAGGGTTGAAGTGGAAGAATGTGGCCAGGCAGCTGAAAGCAGACCTGTCCAGCATCGTCCTCCTGTCCGAGGAGGACCTCCAA ATGCTTATTGATGTCCCATGTTCAGAGCTGGCTCAGGAACTCAGCCAAAGTCGTGTCGCAGTCCAAGGGCTCCAGAACACCCTCCAGCAGGTCCTTGACCAGAGAGAGGAAGCCCGTCAGTCCAAGCAGCTCTTGGAGCTTTACCTCCGGGCTTTGGAGAAGGAGGGCAGCATCCTGTTGAAGCAGCAAG AGTCCAAAGCTGGCCTCGGTGATGAGAGGGATGCAGTTGACACGGGTATTGGAGAGAGCTCCTCCGAAATTGCACTTACGAGCCAGATTCTTACTGCGCTGAAGGAGAAACCCGCTCCAGAGTTGAGTTTGTCTAGTCAAGATTTGGAG TTGGTTGCCAAGGAGGACCCTAAAGCATTGGCTGTTGCTTTGAACTGGGACATAAAGAAGACGGAAGCTGTTCAACAGACCTGTCATCAGGAACTTAGCCTGCGCCTCCAGCAGGTACAGAGCTTGTATTCTCTGAGGAGCATTTCAGCAAGGAAGAGTTCGCTGCCTGGAGAAGTACAGAATCCCAAACAAGCCAAACGAGACCCCACATAG
- the DFFA gene encoding DNA fragmentation factor subunit alpha isoform X2, translating to MTEVAGGPSVPEPSEIRALKQCLLCRNHGREQHGVAASCLEELRSKDGGTAWITQESFDGDETDSGAGLKWKNVARQLKADLSSIVLLSEEDLQMLIDVPCSELAQELSQSRVAVQGLQNTLQQVLDQREEARQSKQLLELYLRALEKEGSILLKQQESKAGLGDERDAVDTGIGESSSEIALTSQILTALKEKPAPELSLSSQDLELVAKEDPKALAVALNWDIKKTEAVQQTCHQELSLRLQQVQSLYSLRSISARKSSLPGEVQNPKQAKRDPT from the exons ATGACGGAGGTGGCTGGGGGCCCCAGCGTTCCAGAACCCAGCGAGATCCGGGCTCTAAAGCAGTGTCTCCTGTGCCGCAACCACGGCCGGGAACAGCACGGCGTGGCGGCCTCCTGCCTCGAGGAGCTGAGGAGCAAGG ATGGAGGTACGGCTTGGATTACCCAAGAGTCCTTTGACGGAGATGAAACAGACAGCGGGGCAGGGTTGAAGTGGAAGAATGTGGCCAGGCAGCTGAAAGCAGACCTGTCCAGCATCGTCCTCCTGTCCGAGGAGGACCTCCAA ATGCTTATTGATGTCCCATGTTCAGAGCTGGCTCAGGAACTCAGCCAAAGTCGTGTCGCAGTCCAAGGGCTCCAGAACACCCTCCAGCAGGTCCTTGACCAGAGAGAGGAAGCCCGTCAGTCCAAGCAGCTCTTGGAGCTTTACCTCCGGGCTTTGGAGAAGGAGGGCAGCATCCTGTTGAAGCAGCAAG AGTCCAAAGCTGGCCTCGGTGATGAGAGGGATGCAGTTGACACGGGTATTGGAGAGAGCTCCTCCGAAATTGCACTTACGAGCCAGATTCTTACTGCGCTGAAGGAGAAACCCGCTCCAGAGTTGAGTTTGTCTAGTCAAGATTTGGAG TTGGTTGCCAAGGAGGACCCTAAAGCATTGGCTGTTGCTTTGAACTGGGACATAAAGAAGACGGAAGCTGTTCAACAGACCTGTCATCAGGAACTTAGCCTGCGCCTCCAGCAGGTACAGAGCTTGTATTCTCTGAGGAGCATTTCAGCAAGGAAGAGTTCGCTGCCTGGAGAAGTACAGAATCCCAAACAAGCCAAACGAGACCCCACATAG
- the DFFA gene encoding DNA fragmentation factor subunit alpha isoform X3, giving the protein MTEVAGGPSVPEPSEIRALKQCLLCRNHGREQHGVAASCLEELRSKACDILAIDKSLAPVTLVLAEDGTIVDDDDYFLCLPANTKFVALAGNEKWAYNNSDGGTAWITQESFDGDETDSGAGLKWKNVARQLKADLSSIVLLSEEDLQMLIDVPCSELAQELSQSRVAVQGLQNTLQQVLDQREEARQSKQLLELYLRALEKEGSILLKQQESKAGLGDERDAVDTGIGESSSEIALTSQILTALKEKPAPDWLPRRTLKHWLLL; this is encoded by the exons ATGACGGAGGTGGCTGGGGGCCCCAGCGTTCCAGAACCCAGCGAGATCCGGGCTCTAAAGCAGTGTCTCCTGTGCCGCAACCACGGCCGGGAACAGCACGGCGTGGCGGCCTCCTGCCTCGAGGAGCTGAGGAGCAAGG cTTGTGACATTCTGGCCATTGACAAGTCCCTGGCACCAGTCACCCTGGTCCTGGCAGAGGATGGCACCATAGTGGATGATGACGATTACTTCCTGTGTCTTCCTGCCAATACTAAGTTTGTGGCACTGGCTGGGAATGAGAAGTGGGCTTACAACAATTCAG ATGGAGGTACGGCTTGGATTACCCAAGAGTCCTTTGACGGAGATGAAACAGACAGCGGGGCAGGGTTGAAGTGGAAGAATGTGGCCAGGCAGCTGAAAGCAGACCTGTCCAGCATCGTCCTCCTGTCCGAGGAGGACCTCCAA ATGCTTATTGATGTCCCATGTTCAGAGCTGGCTCAGGAACTCAGCCAAAGTCGTGTCGCAGTCCAAGGGCTCCAGAACACCCTCCAGCAGGTCCTTGACCAGAGAGAGGAAGCCCGTCAGTCCAAGCAGCTCTTGGAGCTTTACCTCCGGGCTTTGGAGAAGGAGGGCAGCATCCTGTTGAAGCAGCAAG AGTCCAAAGCTGGCCTCGGTGATGAGAGGGATGCAGTTGACACGGGTATTGGAGAGAGCTCCTCCGAAATTGCACTTACGAGCCAGATTCTTACTGCGCTGAAGGAGAAACCCGCTCCAGA TTGGTTGCCAAGGAGGACCCTAAAGCATTGGCTGTTGCTTTGA